In Synergistaceae bacterium, the following are encoded in one genomic region:
- a CDS encoding bifunctional (p)ppGpp synthetase/guanosine-3',5'-bis(diphosphate) 3'-pyrophosphohydrolase encodes MTRPEQPEGDLSAVPEYSRTLDRKASGKLRDSYIGRIPEEERAISVKFAWHEFWSKVVSYLDKEELMQLGEALVMAGAAHREQRRSTGDPYIVHTINVASILADMQLDSVTLTAALLHDVLEDTEVTMDKLSAAFGPSVATLVDGVTKLGKLPFKTFEDYQAENLRKMFVVMAKDIRVVLIKLADRLHNMRTLGALRKDKQMRIARETLEIYAPLAHRLGIYQVKRGLEDLAFKYADPEMYYEIRRRVRKKLPERETVIKKALAILSARLEEEGIRCKVKGRAKHFYSIYEKMNRKKLPVEQLYDLLALRVLVEDIAACYTVLGIVHTIWKPIPGQFDDYIANPKTNMYQSLHTTVVGPDGEQLEVQIRTWEMNSLAEYGIAAHWRYKEGEGKGSLDDLDAKLNWIRQAIEADHDGADPSEFLERLKDDVLSSDVFVFTPQGEVVSLPKGSTPLDFAFAIHTQVGTRCVGAMVNNRIVAMGYELQNGDIVKIITSPQGTPSRDWLKIARSGKARSKIRAWFRAIEKSERMEKTQRGRDLLERELKRRGTPEYEDFDEIIQMLNRLARDTSYSNGEELLAAIGSGHQGVSLIAQRLAEQTARDAAPIVQPLTAPEPERHVSFSGGKGDSDVVVEGAEGVQVSLAKCCEPVPGDPIMGFSTRTRGITVHRADCENVKNAREERRVNVSWGNTKNRKFSARLKVEAIDRSGLFGDVVQAIAAGDGTVTGIKAGVVGGNMARMKMELRVKDLEHLYNIVARLNSVKGMIQVTRG; translated from the coding sequence ATGACTCGCCCGGAGCAGCCCGAGGGCGATCTCTCCGCCGTGCCCGAGTATTCTCGGACCCTTGACAGGAAGGCCTCGGGGAAGCTGCGGGACAGCTACATCGGCCGTATCCCGGAGGAGGAGCGGGCGATCTCCGTCAAGTTCGCCTGGCACGAGTTCTGGTCCAAGGTCGTGTCCTACCTCGACAAGGAGGAGCTGATGCAGCTGGGCGAGGCTCTGGTCATGGCCGGAGCTGCCCACAGGGAGCAGCGCCGCTCCACCGGGGATCCGTACATCGTCCACACGATAAACGTCGCGTCCATACTGGCCGACATGCAGCTCGACAGCGTCACCCTCACGGCAGCCCTGCTTCACGACGTGCTTGAGGACACGGAGGTCACCATGGACAAGCTCTCGGCCGCGTTCGGCCCGTCGGTGGCCACCCTCGTCGACGGGGTCACCAAGCTGGGCAAGCTTCCCTTCAAGACCTTCGAGGACTACCAGGCGGAAAACCTTCGCAAGATGTTTGTCGTCATGGCCAAGGACATACGGGTGGTCCTGATAAAGCTGGCCGACCGGCTGCACAACATGCGTACACTGGGAGCGCTGCGCAAGGACAAGCAGATGCGCATCGCCAGGGAGACGCTGGAGATCTACGCGCCGCTGGCTCATAGACTGGGAATATACCAGGTGAAGCGCGGCCTCGAAGACCTGGCCTTCAAGTACGCCGACCCTGAGATGTACTACGAGATAAGGCGCAGGGTCAGGAAGAAGCTCCCGGAGAGGGAGACTGTCATCAAGAAGGCCCTTGCGATCCTCTCCGCACGGCTCGAGGAGGAGGGGATCCGCTGCAAGGTCAAGGGGAGGGCCAAGCACTTCTACAGCATCTACGAGAAGATGAACCGTAAAAAGCTGCCCGTCGAGCAGCTCTACGACCTGCTCGCGCTCAGGGTGCTGGTCGAAGACATAGCCGCCTGCTACACCGTGCTGGGGATTGTGCACACGATATGGAAGCCCATTCCGGGCCAGTTCGACGACTACATAGCCAACCCCAAGACGAACATGTACCAGTCTCTGCACACCACGGTGGTCGGCCCCGACGGAGAGCAGCTCGAGGTGCAGATACGCACTTGGGAGATGAACTCCCTGGCCGAGTACGGAATAGCGGCTCACTGGCGCTACAAGGAGGGTGAGGGAAAGGGATCGCTCGACGACCTGGATGCCAAGCTGAACTGGATACGCCAGGCCATCGAGGCCGACCACGACGGCGCCGACCCGTCGGAGTTCCTGGAGCGCCTCAAGGACGACGTGCTGTCGAGCGACGTCTTCGTCTTCACGCCCCAGGGCGAGGTGGTCTCGCTGCCCAAGGGATCCACGCCGCTGGACTTTGCCTTTGCCATACACACGCAGGTGGGGACCAGGTGCGTCGGGGCGATGGTCAACAACCGCATCGTGGCCATGGGGTACGAGCTTCAGAACGGCGACATAGTAAAGATAATCACCTCCCCCCAGGGCACTCCGTCGCGCGACTGGCTGAAGATAGCGCGCAGCGGCAAGGCCAGGAGCAAGATCCGGGCCTGGTTCCGGGCCATCGAGAAGTCCGAGAGGATGGAGAAGACCCAGAGGGGCAGGGATCTGCTGGAGCGAGAGCTGAAGAGGCGGGGCACGCCCGAGTACGAGGACTTCGACGAGATCATCCAGATGTTGAACAGGCTGGCCCGCGACACGTCGTACTCGAATGGAGAAGAGCTGCTCGCTGCCATAGGGTCGGGACATCAAGGAGTGTCGCTCATAGCGCAGCGATTGGCCGAACAGACAGCCCGGGATGCCGCGCCCATCGTTCAGCCGCTGACAGCCCCGGAACCGGAGAGGCACGTCTCTTTCTCAGGAGGCAAGGGAGACTCCGACGTAGTGGTAGAGGGGGCGGAGGGAGTGCAGGTCTCGCTGGCCAAATGCTGCGAGCCGGTGCCCGGCGACCCGATAATGGGCTTCTCCACTAGGACCAGGGGGATCACGGTCCACAGGGCCGACTGTGAAAACGTGAAGAACGCCAGGGAGGAGAGGCGGGTGAACGTCTCCTGGGGCAATACTAAAAACCGCAAGTTCTCCGCCCGCCTGAAGGTGGAGGCAATCGACAGGAGCGGCCTCTTCGGGGACGTGGTCCAGGCCATAGCCGCCGGCGACGGCACGGTGACGGGGATAAAGGCCGGCGTCGTGGGAGGCAACATGGCGAGGATGAAGATGGAGCTGCGCGTCAAGGACCTTGAACACCTGTACAACATAGTGGCCAGGCTGAACTCGGTCAAGGGCATGATCCAGGTGACACGGGGGTGA
- a CDS encoding D-tyrosyl-tRNA(Tyr) deacylase, translated as MRAVVQRVSSARVLVEGETSGSIPGGLCVLLAVSDSDGEKEVDWMADKIVNLRIFQDDEGKMNRSLLETGGDLLAVSQFTLYGDCRKGRRPSFVGAGDPEHADRLFEKFKKAVETRGVRVESGVFGAHMLVEIANDGPVTLIIDS; from the coding sequence ATGAGAGCGGTGGTACAGAGAGTCTCCTCCGCCAGGGTGCTGGTGGAGGGGGAGACGAGCGGCTCGATCCCGGGGGGTTTGTGCGTCCTGCTGGCAGTCTCCGACTCCGACGGAGAGAAAGAGGTCGACTGGATGGCTGACAAGATCGTCAACCTGCGTATATTCCAGGACGACGAGGGCAAGATGAACAGGTCCCTGCTGGAGACGGGGGGAGACCTGCTGGCCGTGTCGCAGTTCACACTCTACGGGGACTGTCGCAAGGGGCGGCGTCCCTCGTTCGTCGGAGCGGGGGACCCGGAACATGCGGACAGGCTGTTCGAGAAGTTCAAGAAGGCCGTCGAAACCAGGGGTGTGCGCGTCGAGAGCGGCGTTTTCGGGGCGCACATGCTGGTCGAGATAGCAAACGACGGCCCGGTGACCCTGATAATAGACAGCTGA
- a CDS encoding MBL fold metallo-hydrolase produces the protein MNYRKFLLGPLQTNSYLVWDDSGNGFMVDPAGDATEVFEFAGAKGIAIGTILLTHGHPDHVGGLHSVLERAEARVYISEGDAQMLRFPDQRTMRRLGYDFKGFEDYSVLHDGDVLSVGGITVRVIGTPGHTPGSVCFLASPGGSEEMGILLSGDTLFAGSVGRTDLSGGDSGQLRRSLMLLSSLPDHTPVLPGHGPSTTIGTERRHNPFWPEEWA, from the coding sequence ATGAACTACAGGAAGTTTCTTTTAGGACCTCTTCAGACCAACTCCTACCTGGTGTGGGACGACTCGGGCAACGGGTTCATGGTCGATCCGGCGGGCGACGCGACCGAGGTGTTCGAATTCGCCGGGGCCAAAGGCATTGCGATCGGAACAATTCTGCTTACACACGGACACCCCGACCACGTAGGCGGTCTGCACTCAGTGCTTGAAAGGGCCGAGGCCCGAGTCTACATCAGCGAGGGAGATGCGCAGATGCTTCGCTTCCCCGATCAGAGGACCATGCGCCGGCTGGGCTACGACTTCAAGGGCTTCGAAGATTATTCCGTCCTGCACGACGGGGACGTACTGTCGGTGGGGGGTATTACGGTAAGGGTGATAGGAACGCCCGGTCATACACCGGGCAGCGTCTGCTTTCTGGCCTCGCCGGGAGGTTCCGAGGAAATGGGAATCCTGTTGTCCGGGGACACCCTGTTCGCCGGCAGCGTGGGGCGCACCGACCTCTCCGGCGGCGACTCTGGCCAGCTGCGAAGGTCGTTGATGCTGCTCTCGTCCCTTCCAGATCATACTCCAGTACTGCCCGGTCACGGCCCATCGACTACAATAGGGACGGAGCGCAGGCACAACCCCTTCTGGCCGGAGGAGTGGGCGTGA
- the radC gene encoding DNA repair protein RadC, translating to MRLSSLPAEERPRERLRRRGAASLSVPELLAILLRTGSRGKDVLELSADVLGKFGDLRGLAKASDEEMMELPGLGDAKACVLLAAMELAKRLSCQRDETTASEGWRARVERLAGELADEEREFIFAIHTRRNGSVIQEDRLSFGGAEGAFLDVKYLLRRCVRLNSHGLILVHNHPDGSLQPSVDDIKLTDFLSRRTQILGIDLLGHFVVANGESRRISLAGEPWKAGMDAGV from the coding sequence GTGAGGCTCTCCTCACTTCCCGCCGAGGAGAGGCCGAGGGAGAGGCTTCGCCGGAGGGGAGCGGCGTCCCTGTCCGTCCCTGAGCTGCTCGCGATCCTGCTGAGGACCGGCAGCAGGGGGAAGGACGTGCTCGAGCTGTCCGCGGACGTGCTGGGCAAGTTTGGCGACCTGAGGGGATTGGCCAAGGCGTCGGACGAGGAGATGATGGAGCTCCCGGGACTGGGAGATGCAAAGGCATGCGTACTGCTGGCCGCGATGGAGCTCGCGAAGCGTCTCTCCTGCCAGCGGGACGAGACGACCGCCTCCGAGGGGTGGAGGGCGAGAGTGGAGAGGCTGGCGGGCGAGCTGGCCGACGAGGAGAGGGAGTTCATATTCGCCATACACACCAGGAGAAACGGCTCGGTGATCCAGGAGGACAGATTGTCCTTCGGGGGGGCGGAAGGGGCCTTTCTTGATGTAAAATATCTCCTCAGGAGGTGTGTGAGGCTCAACTCTCACGGACTGATCCTTGTGCACAATCATCCGGACGGGTCGCTCCAACCGAGCGTCGATGATATCAAGCTCACGGATTTCCTGTCTCGAAGGACGCAGATTCTGGGCATCGACCTGTTAGGGCATTTTGTCGTGGCGAACGGCGAGAGCAGACGCATCTCTCTGGCCGGGGAGCCTTGGAAAGCGGGGATGGATGCAGGTGTTTAA
- a CDS encoding rod shape-determining protein, protein MFKFFSGVFGGDIGIDLGTANIIVYVKGKGVVINEPSAVAIRKRPKGGATEVIAVGREAKAMAGKTPGGVFTIWPMQDGVIANFEMTEELIRHCLRKANGGKSFVSHPRVVISVPAEVTEVERKAVIDATLGAGAKEAYVIEEPVAAALGVGLPIQEPRGSMILDIGGGTSEAGVLSLGGIVVTNSLRAAGKEMDNAIVAMLRQRYALLIGETTAEEVKIAIGSALPLDKELEMAVKGRDLADGLPKADIVTSVEVREALEPILLRIEDMVKVALEQTPPELAKDIVDQGIFLSGGVSLLRGLSERLSRAMNTPVVVAEDALFAVARGVGKILENLGDMRKVLLSVEKGSK, encoded by the coding sequence GTGTTTAAATTTTTTTCAGGTGTATTCGGAGGCGATATCGGAATAGACCTCGGGACCGCCAACATCATCGTGTACGTCAAGGGGAAGGGCGTGGTCATCAACGAGCCGTCGGCGGTGGCTATCCGCAAGCGTCCCAAGGGCGGCGCGACAGAGGTCATAGCGGTGGGCCGCGAGGCCAAGGCCATGGCGGGCAAGACCCCTGGAGGAGTTTTCACCATATGGCCAATGCAGGACGGGGTGATAGCCAACTTCGAGATGACGGAGGAGCTGATCAGGCACTGCCTGAGGAAGGCCAACGGCGGAAAGTCGTTCGTGTCTCATCCCAGGGTCGTCATCTCCGTGCCTGCGGAGGTCACCGAGGTGGAGCGGAAGGCCGTTATCGACGCCACTCTCGGTGCCGGCGCCAAGGAGGCCTACGTGATAGAGGAGCCGGTCGCCGCCGCCCTTGGCGTCGGCCTGCCGATACAGGAGCCCAGGGGGAGCATGATACTCGACATCGGCGGAGGCACGAGCGAGGCGGGTGTGCTGTCGCTTGGAGGAATAGTGGTGACCAACTCTCTCCGCGCCGCCGGCAAGGAGATGGACAACGCCATAGTTGCGATGCTTCGCCAGCGCTACGCCCTCCTCATCGGGGAGACGACCGCGGAGGAGGTCAAGATCGCAATCGGCTCCGCCCTCCCCCTGGACAAGGAGCTGGAGATGGCGGTGAAGGGGCGCGACCTGGCCGACGGCCTGCCGAAGGCCGACATAGTGACCTCCGTCGAGGTGCGAGAGGCGCTCGAGCCCATCCTCCTCAGGATCGAGGACATGGTGAAGGTCGCGCTCGAACAGACCCCCCCGGAGCTGGCCAAGGACATAGTCGACCAGGGGATCTTCCTTTCGGGCGGAGTGTCCCTGCTGCGCGGGCTTTCGGAGAGGCTCTCCAGGGCGATGAACACCCCCGTGGTGGTGGCGGAGGATGCGCTCTTCGCGGTCGCAAGGGGAGTGGGGAAGATCCTTGAGAACCTCGGGGACATGAGAAAGGTGCTCCTCTCCGTGGAGAAGGGTTCGAAGTAG
- a CDS encoding rod shape-determining protein MreC, with amino-acid sequence MTDKRSEREWIHGLLAVAASLLLLAAAPRRELFRGAVDLVGEALRYPEYPAVLIERTAREFAVWFVDRGELQDRMNSLRAENERLRLVWSMETAEGLRTELDGFAHFARITVREPLSWWSEVRINKGYKDGVVVGAPALQNGFLAGRVGSAEGRYAWVELLSSSTLMIPVVVEETRDLGVVAGDGEGGVWLLYIPENRVLRGGLHISTAMVSEALPPGIPLGVLSDERRETNDGYSAWRVLPGASLSQLYALEILHPSSSEGKEDP; translated from the coding sequence ATGACCGACAAGCGCAGCGAAAGAGAGTGGATTCACGGGCTTTTGGCCGTGGCCGCCAGCCTCCTGCTATTGGCTGCCGCTCCAAGGCGGGAGCTGTTCAGAGGTGCGGTTGACCTGGTAGGCGAGGCCCTTAGATATCCCGAGTACCCGGCAGTCCTCATCGAGAGAACGGCCAGGGAGTTCGCCGTGTGGTTCGTGGACAGGGGAGAACTGCAGGACCGCATGAACTCCCTGAGGGCGGAGAACGAGCGGCTCAGGCTGGTATGGTCGATGGAGACGGCCGAAGGCCTGAGGACCGAGCTTGACGGCTTCGCGCACTTCGCCCGAATCACGGTCAGGGAGCCTCTCTCCTGGTGGTCGGAGGTCAGGATCAACAAGGGATACAAGGATGGGGTCGTCGTCGGGGCGCCGGCTCTTCAGAACGGCTTCCTCGCCGGCAGGGTCGGCTCGGCGGAGGGACGTTACGCGTGGGTCGAGCTTCTGTCCTCCTCGACCCTCATGATTCCCGTGGTGGTGGAGGAGACCAGGGATCTGGGCGTGGTCGCGGGTGACGGGGAGGGGGGGGTGTGGCTGCTCTACATCCCCGAGAACAGGGTCCTGAGGGGTGGTCTGCACATAAGCACGGCCATGGTCAGCGAGGCCCTGCCGCCGGGCATCCCGCTGGGAGTTCTCTCCGACGAGCGGCGGGAGACGAACGACGGATACTCGGCGTGGCGCGTCCTGCCCGGCGCGTCCCTGTCCCAGCTCTACGCGCTCGAGATCCTGCACCCGTCCTCCTCGGAAGGGAAGGAAGACCCGTGA
- the mrdA gene encoding penicillin-binding protein 2, whose amino-acid sequence MSDQRSLINRRLLCWRWFLLFILLVLVGWLYYFQIVKVDTYVRLGANNRLRFIRYAPIRGEIVDRNGVPVAANVTTFDIMGYPLDIEKDGMIERLSLLLMRHGIPLTDRDLYKEIKRQSWAPYRVVRVVSGITLAQMAELVADPEFPRQLFPIPVLRRTYPAGGVAANVTGFVGEISESELRLLESKGYVGGDHIGKSGIEKQYEEILRGKPGGESVEVDSKGRKIRRIDSYLAGRGEDLKLTLDLGAQRLATELLKDRRGAMVVMDVHDGDVLVLVSSPSYDNNPLSWGVSSTEWNALLNDSQKPMLDRSIAGLYPPASTFKALVGLAALAEKEVSSSTLFSCSGAFPLGNRVFRCWRRTGHGRMNLVTALQYSCDIYFYQVGLKVGITKLLKWADMLGLGKPTGIDLPGEASGVIAGPEWKKARLKESWYKGDTVNYSIGQGFLLTTPLQLATLYAAIANGGKVVRPRLAERAPKQSVDLNIDQEHLKIIRKGLDFVVRRGTAQRAGSFGITVAGKTGTAQNAHGADHALFVGYAPMDDPKYVGVAMLEAGLHGGSVASPMVGEMLSYLLVPSSRVKQP is encoded by the coding sequence ATGTCTGACCAGCGCTCTCTCATCAACCGCAGGCTCCTCTGCTGGAGATGGTTTCTACTCTTCATACTCCTCGTCCTAGTGGGATGGCTGTACTATTTCCAGATCGTGAAAGTCGACACCTACGTCCGCCTGGGCGCCAACAACAGGCTCAGGTTCATCCGCTACGCGCCCATAAGGGGCGAGATAGTCGACCGCAACGGGGTCCCGGTTGCCGCGAACGTAACGACATTCGACATAATGGGCTACCCGCTGGACATAGAGAAGGACGGTATGATAGAAAGGCTGTCCCTTCTGCTGATGCGCCACGGCATCCCCCTGACGGACCGGGACCTTTACAAGGAGATCAAACGGCAGTCGTGGGCCCCTTACAGGGTGGTCAGGGTGGTGTCGGGCATCACCCTCGCCCAGATGGCGGAGCTGGTTGCCGACCCGGAGTTCCCCAGGCAGCTCTTCCCCATCCCCGTGCTTAGGAGGACTTATCCGGCCGGGGGGGTCGCCGCGAACGTGACCGGGTTCGTCGGCGAGATCAGCGAGAGCGAGCTTCGCCTGCTGGAGAGCAAGGGGTACGTAGGTGGGGACCATATAGGAAAGTCGGGCATAGAGAAGCAGTACGAGGAGATACTTCGCGGAAAGCCGGGTGGGGAGTCCGTGGAGGTCGACTCCAAGGGGCGCAAGATCAGGAGGATCGACTCCTACCTCGCCGGGCGCGGAGAGGACCTTAAACTCACGCTCGACCTCGGTGCCCAGAGGCTCGCGACCGAACTGCTGAAGGACAGGCGCGGGGCGATGGTGGTGATGGACGTCCATGACGGGGACGTGCTGGTGCTGGTCTCCTCCCCGTCCTACGACAACAACCCCCTCTCGTGGGGAGTGTCGTCCACCGAGTGGAACGCCCTGCTCAACGACTCTCAGAAGCCCATGCTCGATAGGAGTATAGCAGGTCTGTATCCGCCAGCGTCGACCTTCAAGGCGCTCGTGGGGCTTGCGGCCCTGGCCGAGAAGGAGGTCTCCTCCTCCACTCTCTTCTCCTGCAGCGGCGCATTTCCCCTGGGGAACAGGGTCTTCCGCTGCTGGAGGCGGACGGGGCACGGGAGGATGAACCTGGTGACCGCGCTTCAGTATTCGTGCGACATATACTTCTACCAGGTGGGCCTTAAGGTCGGGATAACAAAACTGCTGAAATGGGCCGACATGCTGGGGCTTGGAAAGCCCACCGGGATCGACCTCCCGGGCGAGGCGTCCGGCGTGATCGCAGGCCCGGAGTGGAAGAAGGCGCGCCTGAAAGAGTCATGGTACAAGGGAGACACGGTGAACTACTCCATAGGACAGGGCTTTCTGCTGACGACCCCGCTGCAGCTGGCCACCCTGTACGCCGCCATCGCCAACGGCGGCAAGGTGGTCCGACCGAGGCTGGCGGAGAGGGCGCCGAAGCAGTCGGTTGACCTGAACATAGACCAGGAGCACCTAAAGATAATCCGCAAGGGGCTGGACTTCGTAGTCCGAAGGGGCACGGCCCAGCGGGCGGGGAGCTTCGGGATAACGGTGGCCGGAAAGACCGGCACCGCGCAGAATGCCCACGGGGCGGACCACGCTCTCTTCGTCGGGTACGCGCCGATGGACGACCCGAAATACGTGGGCGTGGCTATGCTGGAGGCGGGGCTTCACGGAGGGTCGGTGGCCTCACCCATGGTGGGAGAGATGCTCTCCTATCTCCTGGTTCCTTCGTCCAGGGTTAAGCAGCCCTGA
- a CDS encoding septum site-determining protein MinC yields the protein MTENMQSLEGRNGSPEREERSGIVLKGAGYGVRMILPEEMSDEELFDELLRFSGDAARLARDIGVVLDLQGRSLGRPFLLRLLSEFVWTGEIRVLSWMSYNADTLDLLRASGFITEEPGSERPERRTVGTGSLVLMQSLRSGQRVEHDGDVVLLGHMNEGAEICSSGNVFVRGRLKGVVHAGMHGGQFCISAGQFEAKQLRLGGKLCSTLGSDMEWWGKSVVISLENDSLVVRELKL from the coding sequence GTGACGGAAAACATGCAATCCCTTGAGGGCCGGAACGGCTCGCCGGAAAGGGAAGAACGGTCCGGGATCGTGCTGAAGGGCGCGGGATACGGGGTCCGCATGATCCTGCCCGAGGAGATGTCCGACGAAGAGCTGTTCGATGAGCTTCTCCGCTTCTCCGGGGACGCCGCGCGCCTTGCCCGCGACATAGGAGTGGTCCTGGACCTGCAGGGGAGAAGCCTCGGACGTCCCTTTTTACTGAGGCTTCTATCCGAGTTCGTCTGGACGGGGGAGATCCGCGTCCTCTCATGGATGTCGTACAACGCCGATACGCTCGATCTTCTCAGGGCCTCCGGCTTCATCACCGAGGAGCCGGGGTCTGAGAGGCCCGAGCGCAGGACGGTCGGCACCGGGTCCTTGGTGCTGATGCAGTCGCTCAGGTCGGGCCAGAGGGTGGAGCACGACGGAGACGTGGTGCTCCTCGGGCATATGAACGAGGGGGCGGAGATCTGCTCCTCGGGCAACGTCTTCGTCCGCGGCAGGCTGAAAGGAGTGGTTCACGCGGGAATGCACGGAGGCCAGTTCTGCATCTCGGCAGGCCAGTTCGAGGCCAAGCAGCTTCGCCTCGGCGGAAAACTCTGCTCCACTCTGGGCAGCGACATGGAGTGGTGGGGCAAGTCCGTGGTCATCAGTCTTGAAAATGACTCCCTCGTAGTGAGGGAGCTGAAGTTATAA
- the minD gene encoding septum site-determining protein MinD: MDSRVIVITSGKGGVGKTTATSNLSVALARSGHRVVAVDGDIGLRNLDVVMGLENRVVYNFIDVMEGNCRLNQALVRDKRVDNLFLLPAAQTRTKDAVSAEQMEQLCDLLRDEFEYVLIDSPAGIESGFRNAVAGADEAIVIATPEVSSVRDADRIIGLLESMGKAPIRLVVNRLRANMVLEGEMLDVTDVLDILAIGLVGVVPEDDSVVKSANRGEPLTFSDSSPAAKAFQRIAARLTGQEIPFPKFEEESGRGLLAGIRRFFGMKD, from the coding sequence GTGGATTCTCGTGTAATCGTAATAACCTCCGGAAAGGGAGGGGTGGGCAAGACCACCGCGACGTCCAATCTTTCGGTGGCCTTGGCTCGGTCCGGCCACAGGGTGGTGGCGGTCGACGGGGACATCGGACTCAGGAACCTCGACGTGGTAATGGGGTTGGAGAACAGGGTCGTCTATAACTTCATCGACGTCATGGAGGGCAACTGCCGATTGAACCAGGCCCTCGTCAGGGACAAGCGAGTCGACAACCTCTTCCTCCTCCCGGCCGCGCAGACGCGCACCAAGGACGCCGTCTCGGCGGAGCAGATGGAGCAGCTCTGCGATCTCCTCAGGGACGAGTTCGAGTACGTGCTGATCGACAGCCCGGCGGGCATAGAGAGCGGCTTCCGCAACGCGGTGGCCGGGGCTGACGAGGCCATAGTCATAGCGACGCCCGAGGTCTCATCGGTCCGGGACGCGGACAGAATCATCGGCCTGCTTGAGTCCATGGGCAAGGCCCCCATACGCCTTGTCGTAAACAGGCTGAGGGCCAACATGGTGCTGGAGGGAGAGATGCTTGACGTGACCGACGTGCTGGACATCCTCGCCATAGGCCTTGTCGGGGTCGTCCCGGAGGACGACAGCGTCGTCAAGTCGGCCAACCGGGGCGAACCGCTCACCTTTTCGGACAGCTCGCCCGCTGCCAAAGCCTTCCAGAGGATAGCGGCGCGTCTCACAGGACAGGAGATCCCCTTCCCGAAGTTCGAGGAGGAGAGCGGCAGGGGCCTGTTGGCCGGAATACGAAGGTTCTTCGGGATGAAAGACTGA
- the minE gene encoding cell division topological specificity factor MinE: MGFFKKLFGSTGSKSIAKERLQIVLIHDRSDISPEMLDGLRRDMIAVITRYMDIDTSRIEMDFDRADRSVAFVANIPVIRIKRGVVPARNGELL, from the coding sequence ATGGGCTTCTTCAAGAAACTATTCGGCTCGACAGGCTCGAAATCAATAGCGAAAGAGCGGCTCCAGATAGTACTGATCCATGACAGGTCGGACATCTCGCCCGAGATGCTGGATGGGCTTCGCAGGGACATGATCGCCGTGATAACCAGGTACATGGACATCGACACATCGCGCATAGAGATGGACTTCGACAGGGCGGACAGGTCTGTGGCCTTCGTCGCCAACATCCCTGTCATCAGGATAAAGCGCGGCGTCGTGCCGGCGAGGAACGGGGAGCTGCTGTAA
- the rodA gene encoding rod shape-determining protein RodA, protein MEENIRTFHEKLTGLDKIQLIPAVVLFCLGVVSIFSAGAGFEGKGSSFAARQLVWGILSVGAFLITVKIGHELFLQKAYLLYGVSIAVLLVMMVVGLSVKGSQRWIDLGLFRFQPVEFVKISLVLLLGKHLCRYPPKTFPSFLGGLLLPGLSVVLVLLQPDAGSAIVCSVIIFVAVVVAGAPARYPAGLMLSLPMLLPVAWRFLKDYQKARILVFLDPWSDPLGAGYNAIQSRIAVGSGGLFGAGFMGGAQSKLRFLPEPHTDFIFGVFSEEFGFVGALILLLLFGLIFWRLVDAGLRTKDLRAKVMIAGISAWLWFQVVQSVGMSMGLLPITGLPLPFVSYGGSSLLSFSMALGLAQSVYISTLKQYK, encoded by the coding sequence ATGGAGGAGAACATTCGCACTTTCCACGAGAAGCTGACCGGGCTGGACAAGATCCAGCTCATCCCGGCGGTGGTGCTCTTCTGCCTCGGAGTGGTATCCATCTTCAGTGCGGGCGCCGGGTTCGAGGGCAAGGGTAGCTCTTTCGCCGCGAGACAGCTTGTATGGGGTATTCTCTCGGTCGGCGCTTTTCTGATCACGGTAAAGATAGGTCACGAGCTCTTTCTTCAGAAGGCGTACCTTCTTTACGGGGTATCCATCGCGGTGCTGCTGGTCATGATGGTCGTCGGGCTGAGCGTGAAGGGCTCTCAGCGCTGGATCGACCTCGGCCTCTTTCGCTTTCAGCCAGTGGAGTTCGTGAAGATATCCCTAGTCCTGCTGCTTGGAAAACACCTGTGCAGATACCCTCCAAAGACTTTCCCCTCCTTCCTCGGGGGATTGCTGTTGCCCGGATTGTCGGTGGTACTGGTCCTGCTGCAACCGGACGCGGGCAGTGCGATCGTGTGCTCGGTGATAATCTTTGTCGCGGTAGTCGTGGCCGGCGCACCTGCTCGTTATCCCGCGGGATTGATGCTCTCCTTGCCGATGCTTTTGCCCGTCGCCTGGCGCTTTCTGAAGGATTACCAGAAGGCCAGGATCCTCGTATTCCTGGACCCGTGGAGCGATCCGCTGGGCGCGGGGTACAACGCCATCCAGTCGCGCATCGCCGTCGGATCCGGAGGCCTGTTCGGCGCCGGGTTCATGGGAGGGGCGCAGAGCAAGCTGCGCTTCCTTCCGGAGCCTCACACCGACTTCATATTCGGCGTCTTCTCAGAGGAGTTCGGCTTCGTCGGTGCATTGATCCTGCTTCTGCTCTTCGGCCTGATCTTCTGGCGGCTGGTGGACGCGGGGCTTCGTACCAAGGACCTGCGCGCCAAGGTGATGATCGCGGGCATCTCCGCCTGGCTCTGGTTTCAAGTGGTGCAGAGCGTGGGGATGAGCATGGGGCTGCTGCCGATCACCGGCCTGCCCCTGCCCTTTGTAAGTTACGGAGGCAGCTCCCTTCTCTCGTTCTCCATGGCGCTTGGCCTTGCCCAGAGCGTTTACATATCAACCTTAAAACAATATAAATAA